A single Pseudomonas putida DNA region contains:
- a CDS encoding HPP family protein — translation MSAMRSERRLQRLLPAPLNIPPKEWLRAGIGALLGLFLAGWLTSLAYGPGIALHLLGPLAASAVLVFAVHSGPLAQPWPVLGSYALAGAVGLAMRQGFGPELWVAAAALGISILVMCLLRCLHPPGGGVAVSAVLADSGLTAMGDHLLEPVLLNALILVSVAVIYNRLTGVRYPKGALPRKDPHHTHDPLPSERVGISGADLDQALEELGEFVDVTRDELERIILATEHHALQRSLGGITAGAVMSRDVQFASPQTTLEQAWNMLASHHLKTLPVLQQGKLVGIVSLSDLVGPAMQRGQFSWRGLFGRKVVRMEQVMSRRVVSVSSQHPLERLLPLLCEQGMHCLPVLDGDQLVGVVTQTDLVAGLKRQLLSAAGSASDNRVPAL, via the coding sequence ATGTCTGCCATGCGTTCCGAACGTCGTCTGCAGCGGCTGTTGCCAGCGCCCCTGAATATCCCCCCCAAAGAATGGTTGCGTGCCGGTATCGGCGCGTTGCTCGGCCTGTTCCTCGCCGGTTGGCTGACCAGCCTGGCCTATGGCCCGGGCATTGCCCTGCACCTGCTCGGCCCGTTGGCCGCTTCGGCGGTGCTGGTGTTTGCCGTGCACTCCGGGCCGTTGGCCCAGCCGTGGCCTGTGCTTGGCAGCTATGCCCTGGCCGGTGCGGTCGGCCTGGCCATGCGCCAGGGCTTCGGCCCCGAGCTGTGGGTGGCCGCCGCTGCCCTGGGCATCTCGATACTGGTGATGTGCCTGCTGCGCTGCCTGCACCCGCCGGGTGGTGGCGTGGCGGTGAGCGCGGTGCTGGCCGATTCTGGGCTGACGGCCATGGGTGATCACCTGCTGGAGCCGGTGTTGCTCAATGCGCTGATCCTGGTAAGCGTGGCGGTGATCTACAACCGCCTGACTGGTGTGCGCTACCCGAAAGGCGCATTGCCGCGCAAGGACCCGCACCACACCCACGACCCGCTGCCCAGCGAGCGCGTCGGCATCAGTGGCGCCGACCTGGATCAGGCGCTGGAAGAGTTGGGCGAATTTGTCGACGTCACCCGCGACGAACTGGAACGCATCATCCTCGCCACCGAGCACCACGCGCTGCAGCGCAGCCTCGGCGGCATCACGGCAGGGGCGGTGATGTCGCGTGATGTGCAGTTCGCTTCGCCCCAGACCACCCTGGAGCAGGCCTGGAATATGCTCGCCAGCCATCACCTGAAAACCTTGCCGGTGCTGCAGCAGGGCAAGCTGGTGGGTATCGTCAGCCTCAGCGACCTGGTCGGCCCGGCCATGCAGCGCGGCCAGTTCAGTTGGCGTGGCCTGTTCGGCCGCAAAGTGGTGCGCATGGAGCAGGTGATGAGCCGGCGGGTGGTCAGTGTCAGCAGCCAGCATCCGCTGGAGCGCCTGCTGCCGCTTCTCTGCGAGCAAGGCATGCACTGCCTACCGGTGCTTGACGGTGATCAGCTGGTGGGTGTGGTCACCCAGACCGACCTGGTCGCCGGCCTCAAGCGCCAGTTGCTCAGTGCCGCCGGCAGTGCGTCAGATAACCGGGTCCCAGCGTTGTGA
- a CDS encoding LysR family transcriptional regulator: MDIDQARTFLEVVRCGSLVAAAERLFVSQTAITARVQRLEQQLGCQLFVRSRNGASLTSDGEAFVSYANQLVQTWEAARRDLPLPEGCQQVLHVGAEVSLGNPMLLDWVSALHRELPSHAIRSEVSDGESLLRKVEMGLLDAALVYQPTYGPGLQVEQLMEEKLIRVRRVDQPEPYIYIDWGEAFRRQHDAALPDCARPALSFNLGPLALQFILDQGGSGYFRTRVVQAYLESGVFERVPQAPEFTYPTYLVYPRKRDSEALQQAITVLRRLVAAGASDWSQRWDPVI, from the coding sequence ATGGACATCGATCAGGCCCGAACCTTTCTGGAAGTCGTGCGTTGCGGCAGCCTGGTCGCCGCCGCCGAACGCCTGTTCGTGTCACAGACCGCCATCACCGCCCGCGTGCAACGCCTGGAGCAGCAACTGGGCTGCCAGCTTTTCGTGCGCAGCCGCAACGGTGCCAGCCTGACCAGTGACGGCGAAGCCTTCGTCAGCTACGCCAACCAGCTGGTGCAAACCTGGGAAGCGGCACGCCGCGACCTGCCACTGCCCGAAGGTTGCCAGCAGGTGCTGCATGTAGGCGCGGAAGTGAGCCTGGGCAATCCGATGTTGCTCGACTGGGTCAGTGCCCTGCACCGCGAGCTGCCCAGCCATGCCATCCGCAGCGAGGTGAGCGATGGCGAGTCGTTGCTGCGCAAGGTGGAGATGGGCCTGCTCGACGCCGCACTGGTGTACCAGCCGACCTACGGCCCAGGGCTGCAGGTGGAGCAGTTGATGGAAGAAAAGCTGATCCGCGTGCGCCGGGTCGATCAACCCGAGCCGTACATCTACATCGACTGGGGTGAAGCCTTCCGCCGCCAGCACGATGCCGCCCTGCCCGACTGCGCGCGCCCGGCGCTGAGTTTCAACCTCGGCCCGTTGGCCCTGCAGTTCATCCTCGACCAAGGGGGGAGCGGGTATTTCCGTACCCGTGTGGTTCAGGCCTACCTGGAAAGCGGCGTGTTCGAGCGGGTGCCACAAGCGCCGGAATTCACCTACCCGACCTACCTGGTGTACCCGCGCAAACGCGACAGCGAGGCCCTGCAACAGGCCATCACGGTGCTGCGCCGGCTGGTGGCAGCCGGCGCCAGCGATTGGTCACAACGCTGGGACCCGGTTATCTGA
- a CDS encoding propionyl-CoA synthetase: MTYQHSYAHSIADPAAFWAEQADHLAWYRKPSLTLQENADGTHQWFADGRLNSCYLALDRQIELGRGEQTALLYDSPVTGVQQAFTYNQLRDEVARLAGLLRQLGVGKGDGVIIYMPMVPQAAMAMLACARIGAVHSVVFGGFAANELALRIDDARPTLLLTASCGLEFDRVIEYKPLVDRALQAARHQPRQVLVLQRPQARAQLQPGRDLDWQQALVDAEPVAPVALDAGDPLYIMYTSGTTGKPKGIVRENGGNAVALCYAMRHIYGMQAGDVWWGISDVGWVVGHSLIVYGPLMSGCTTVFYEGKPIRTPDASAYWRVVEQYKVNALFCAPTAMRAIRKEDPDGELIRKHDLSSLRQLFLAGEKLDSSTHQWLERVTGKPVHDHWWQTETGWPVTAPCVGLEGSAARPGSSNRAVPGYHVRVLDDDGHLLGPDQQGAIVIALPLPPGCSQTLWGDHERYLQAYLQTYPGYYHTGDGGYLDDEGFVYIMGRTDDVINVSGHRLSTGEMEDLVARHPAVAECAVIGVHDEIKGQVPLALVVLKDGEGIAEAQLLVDLVGSVREEIGALACFNRVRLVKRLPKTRSGKILRAVLRKIADGQAYVPPSTLDDPAVLGEIEAVLADLPRAG, encoded by the coding sequence ATGACTTATCAGCACAGCTACGCCCACTCCATTGCCGACCCTGCTGCCTTCTGGGCCGAACAGGCCGATCACTTGGCCTGGTACCGCAAACCTTCCCTGACCCTGCAGGAAAATGCCGACGGCACCCACCAGTGGTTTGCCGATGGCCGCCTGAACAGTTGCTACCTGGCCCTTGATAGGCAAATCGAACTGGGCCGTGGCGAGCAGACGGCGTTGCTCTACGACTCGCCCGTGACCGGCGTGCAGCAAGCTTTCACCTATAACCAGCTGCGTGACGAAGTAGCGCGCCTGGCCGGGTTGTTGCGCCAGTTGGGTGTGGGCAAAGGGGATGGCGTGATCATCTACATGCCGATGGTGCCACAGGCAGCCATGGCCATGCTTGCCTGTGCGCGGATCGGCGCCGTGCATTCGGTGGTATTCGGTGGCTTTGCCGCCAATGAACTGGCCCTGCGTATCGATGATGCGCGGCCAACGCTGCTGCTGACGGCATCCTGCGGCCTGGAATTCGACCGGGTGATCGAGTACAAGCCGCTGGTCGACCGTGCCCTGCAGGCCGCTCGCCATCAGCCTCGCCAGGTGCTGGTGCTGCAGAGGCCCCAGGCCCGCGCGCAGCTGCAACCAGGCCGTGATCTGGACTGGCAGCAGGCCTTGGTCGATGCCGAGCCGGTGGCACCCGTGGCGCTGGATGCCGGCGACCCGCTGTACATCATGTATACCTCCGGTACCACCGGCAAACCCAAGGGCATCGTCCGCGAAAATGGCGGCAACGCGGTCGCGCTTTGCTACGCGATGCGTCATATCTACGGCATGCAGGCTGGCGATGTGTGGTGGGGTATCTCCGATGTCGGCTGGGTGGTCGGCCATTCGCTGATCGTCTATGGGCCGCTGATGAGCGGCTGCACCACGGTGTTCTATGAGGGCAAGCCGATCCGCACGCCAGACGCTTCGGCGTACTGGCGGGTAGTCGAGCAGTACAAGGTCAATGCCTTGTTCTGCGCGCCCACCGCCATGCGTGCGATCCGCAAGGAAGACCCGGACGGCGAGCTGATCCGCAAGCATGACCTGAGCTCGCTGCGCCAGCTGTTCCTGGCCGGGGAAAAGCTCGATTCCAGTACCCATCAGTGGCTGGAGCGGGTGACTGGCAAACCGGTACACGACCATTGGTGGCAGACCGAAACCGGCTGGCCAGTGACCGCGCCTTGCGTGGGGCTGGAGGGCAGTGCGGCGCGGCCAGGTTCGAGCAACCGCGCGGTGCCGGGCTACCACGTACGTGTGCTGGATGATGACGGGCATCTACTCGGCCCAGACCAGCAAGGCGCCATCGTCATCGCCCTGCCGTTGCCGCCGGGGTGCAGCCAGACCTTGTGGGGCGACCATGAGCGTTACCTGCAGGCGTACCTGCAGACCTACCCGGGCTATTACCACACCGGTGACGGTGGTTATCTGGACGATGAAGGCTTTGTCTACATCATGGGCCGTACCGATGACGTGATAAACGTCTCCGGTCACCGCTTGTCCACGGGCGAGATGGAAGACCTGGTTGCACGTCACCCCGCAGTGGCCGAGTGTGCGGTGATTGGTGTGCATGACGAGATCAAGGGCCAGGTGCCGCTGGCGCTGGTGGTGCTCAAGGATGGCGAGGGTATTGCCGAGGCGCAGTTGCTGGTGGACCTGGTGGGCAGTGTGCGTGAGGAGATCGGTGCGCTGGCGTGCTTCAACCGGGTGCGACTGGTGAAGCGCTTGCCCAAGACTCGTTCGGGGAAAATCCTGCGGGCGGTGCTGCGCAAGATTGCCGATGGGCAGGCTTATGTGCCGCCTTCAACCCTGGATGACCCGGCGGTGCTGGGGGAAATCGAGGCGGTGCTGGCGGACCTGCCCAGGGCTGGCTGA
- the zapE gene encoding cell division protein ZapE: MSAWIPSPLRQLGQRLRGTSSNQSELLSWFEDKAHSRGYQLSEGQRRVIDSMAAQLAQLEGGQPRSLYLYGSVGRGKSWLLDGFFQAVPVAAKRRLHFHDFFARLHQGMHQHRLLDDALGATLDELLGDCQVLCFDEFHVHDIGDAMLLTRLFNALFARGIFLLVTSNYAPEGLLPNPLYHERFLPVIRLINSSMEVLEVGGDTDFRSLPANREHQRFTQGHYVWPGNAAQRQALNVPDEQPVVLGVNKRPLRALAIDGRRVVLAFDDLCEKATAVIDYLVLAGQYDEWIIDGLDDLAQCSLAAQQRFVNLVDVLYDQDRQVTVIGRRPLEESLGGPLADLMRTRSRLGQLHQLGPT, encoded by the coding sequence TTGTCTGCCTGGATCCCTTCCCCGCTGCGCCAGCTTGGCCAGCGCTTGCGCGGCACATCGTCCAACCAGAGCGAACTGCTCAGCTGGTTCGAGGACAAGGCCCACAGCCGCGGCTATCAGCTCAGCGAGGGCCAGCGCCGGGTCATCGACAGCATGGCCGCGCAGCTTGCACAACTGGAGGGTGGCCAGCCTCGCAGCCTCTACCTGTACGGCTCGGTTGGCCGTGGCAAGAGCTGGTTGCTGGATGGCTTTTTCCAGGCGGTACCCGTAGCGGCCAAGCGGCGCCTGCACTTCCACGACTTTTTCGCCCGCCTGCACCAAGGCATGCACCAGCACCGCCTGCTGGACGATGCACTGGGCGCGACCCTCGATGAGCTGCTGGGCGACTGCCAGGTGCTGTGCTTCGACGAGTTCCATGTGCATGACATCGGCGATGCCATGCTGCTGACCCGGTTGTTCAACGCCCTGTTCGCCCGCGGCATCTTCCTTCTGGTGACTTCCAACTACGCACCTGAAGGGCTTTTGCCCAACCCGCTGTACCACGAGCGCTTCCTGCCAGTGATCCGCCTGATCAACAGCTCGATGGAAGTGCTCGAAGTGGGCGGCGACACGGATTTTCGCAGCCTGCCGGCCAACCGCGAGCACCAGCGTTTCACCCAAGGGCACTATGTGTGGCCGGGCAATGCGGCCCAGCGCCAGGCGCTGAACGTGCCGGATGAGCAGCCGGTGGTGCTGGGGGTGAACAAGCGCCCGTTGCGTGCCCTGGCCATCGATGGCCGGCGGGTGGTGCTGGCCTTTGACGACCTGTGCGAAAAGGCCACGGCAGTGATCGACTACCTGGTGCTGGCTGGGCAGTACGATGAGTGGATCATCGATGGGCTGGATGATCTGGCGCAATGCTCGCTGGCGGCGCAGCAGCGCTTCGTCAACCTGGTGGATGTGCTGTATGACCAAGATCGGCAAGTGACCGTGATCGGACGGCGGCCGCTTGAAGAAAGCCTCGGTGGGCCGCTGGCCGACCTGATGCGTACCCGGAGCCGGTTGGGGCAGTTGCATCAGCTCGGCCCAACCTGA
- a CDS encoding DUF1810 domain-containing protein: MLADFELERFVDSQDRVYDQVMQELQAGRKRSHWMWYVFPQLDGLGHSIMAERYALSGIDEARAYLAHPVLGPRLEACVTALVQHSDKSAREVLGSPDDLKLRSCLTLFSQAAPDHPLFKLGLLQFYGGEPDMRTLALLER; the protein is encoded by the coding sequence ATGCTTGCCGATTTCGAGCTGGAGCGTTTCGTCGATTCACAGGACCGCGTTTACGACCAGGTCATGCAGGAGCTGCAGGCCGGGCGCAAGCGCAGCCACTGGATGTGGTACGTGTTCCCGCAGCTGGACGGCCTGGGCCACAGCATCATGGCCGAGCGCTATGCCTTGTCCGGCATCGACGAGGCGCGCGCCTACCTCGCTCATCCTGTGCTGGGGCCAAGGCTGGAAGCCTGTGTGACTGCCTTGGTGCAGCACAGCGACAAGAGCGCCCGTGAGGTCCTGGGCAGCCCCGACGATCTCAAGCTGCGCTCTTGCCTGACACTGTTCAGCCAGGCGGCGCCTGACCATCCGCTGTTCAAGCTTGGCCTGCTGCAGTTCTACGGCGGTGAACCGGACATGCGCACCTTGGCGCTGCTGGAGCGTTAG
- a CDS encoding hybrid sensor histidine kinase/response regulator: protein MLPTPLKLLMVEDSSMDAELTLMCLERSGLQVQSRLVFDHVGFEHALLQADFDLILCDCVLPGSSGTDVLAIAQRLAPDTPFIFLSGIYGEEHAVEMIRLGATDYVLKKNLPLLPKAVRRALTEVQERQRRRRAEEALADVEARARIAIDAAGMGTWDFRPQQGQLIWDDRCKTLFGLPVDTEMDLQVFYAGIYPDDQPKVRDAVEQAMRPDSDGLYRVEFRIAQPKGLEPRWLLSSGQCQFVDGQCTRFSGVLQDIHTQRQATQALKQLNEMLGERVERRTRERDRAWELSQDLLAVLNKDLTPVALNPAWEASLGFSRERLSQTSLLHLLPEADQEALLTELAALAHGRSSARFVGRIQHASGQLRWLSWVVVPEDTLLYVVARDITSERENALGLAEANTRLREQITERERIEAALQQMQRLEAVGQLTAGVAHDFNNLLTVILTGASFLERDLAKGELDKARSRLTHIREAGERGAKLTSQLLAFSRRQRLEPVPLNLNRTLTGLEELLSRTLGGNILVRLDLDHSLWQALTDPTQTEMIILNLAINARDAMPEGGQLTLSTRNTRIKARPQRPEDPEPGEYVMLSIRDTGCGMSEEVLAKVFEPFFTTKDIGKGSGLGLAQVFGFAKQSGGGVRIDTEPGHGTQVAVYLPAVKQEVAVDPVLPTATLSIDDSGRDRTVLLVDDDHLVRDMLGDVLRQYGYQVRQAHSGEQALALLDDGIDLLLTDFAMPEFNGGQLALAARERHPQLPVVFLTGYAELEGLELPGSLVVQKPVQADELARVLNELLRVPG, encoded by the coding sequence ATGTTGCCGACACCGCTGAAATTGTTGATGGTCGAAGACAGCTCGATGGACGCCGAGCTGACCCTGATGTGCCTCGAGCGCAGTGGGTTGCAGGTGCAATCGCGGCTGGTGTTCGACCACGTCGGGTTCGAGCACGCGCTGCTTCAGGCCGACTTCGACCTGATCCTGTGCGACTGCGTGCTGCCCGGCTCGTCCGGCACCGATGTGCTGGCCATCGCCCAGCGCCTGGCACCCGACACGCCGTTCATCTTCCTCTCGGGCATCTATGGCGAAGAACATGCGGTGGAAATGATCCGCCTGGGCGCCACCGATTATGTGCTGAAGAAAAACCTGCCACTGCTCCCCAAAGCCGTGCGCCGGGCCCTCACCGAAGTGCAGGAGCGCCAGCGCCGTCGCCGCGCGGAGGAAGCCCTGGCCGATGTCGAAGCACGCGCGCGCATTGCCATCGATGCCGCCGGCATGGGCACCTGGGACTTCCGCCCGCAACAGGGCCAGCTGATCTGGGACGACCGCTGCAAGACCTTGTTCGGCCTGCCGGTCGATACCGAGATGGACCTGCAGGTGTTTTATGCCGGCATCTACCCCGACGACCAGCCCAAGGTGCGCGATGCCGTTGAACAAGCCATGCGCCCGGACAGCGACGGCCTGTACCGGGTCGAATTCCGCATCGCCCAACCCAAAGGCCTGGAACCGCGCTGGCTGCTCAGCAGCGGCCAGTGCCAATTCGTCGACGGCCAGTGCACGCGGTTTTCCGGTGTACTGCAGGACATCCATACCCAGCGCCAGGCAACCCAGGCGCTCAAGCAGCTCAACGAAATGCTCGGCGAACGGGTCGAGCGCCGCACCCGTGAACGCGACCGTGCCTGGGAGCTGTCCCAGGACTTGCTCGCGGTGCTCAACAAAGACCTGACCCCGGTGGCCCTCAACCCGGCTTGGGAAGCCAGCCTGGGATTTTCCCGCGAGCGCCTGAGCCAGACTTCCCTGCTGCACCTGCTGCCGGAGGCAGACCAGGAAGCCCTGCTCACCGAGCTGGCTGCCCTTGCCCACGGCCGTAGCAGCGCGCGCTTCGTCGGCCGCATCCAGCATGCCAGCGGCCAGTTGCGCTGGCTGTCCTGGGTGGTGGTGCCGGAAGACACCTTGCTCTACGTGGTAGCGCGCGACATCACCAGCGAGCGGGAAAACGCCCTCGGCCTTGCCGAAGCCAACACCCGCCTGCGCGAACAGATCACCGAGCGCGAACGCATCGAGGCGGCGCTGCAGCAGATGCAGCGGCTGGAGGCCGTCGGCCAGCTCACTGCGGGCGTCGCCCACGACTTCAACAACCTGCTCACGGTCATCCTCACTGGCGCCAGCTTTCTTGAGCGCGACCTGGCCAAGGGTGAACTGGACAAGGCCCGCAGCCGCCTGACGCACATCCGCGAAGCCGGTGAGCGCGGCGCCAAGCTGACCTCGCAGTTGCTCGCCTTCTCCCGCCGCCAGCGCCTGGAGCCGGTGCCGCTGAACCTGAACCGCACCCTTACCGGCCTGGAGGAACTGTTGAGCCGCACCCTCGGCGGCAACATCCTGGTGCGCCTGGACCTGGACCACAGCCTGTGGCAAGCGCTGACCGACCCGACCCAGACCGAGATGATCATCCTCAACCTGGCGATCAACGCCCGCGACGCCATGCCAGAAGGCGGCCAGCTGACCCTGTCGACCCGCAACACGCGGATCAAGGCCCGCCCACAGCGCCCGGAAGACCCGGAGCCGGGCGAGTACGTGATGCTGAGCATCCGCGACACCGGCTGCGGCATGAGCGAAGAAGTGCTGGCCAAGGTGTTCGAGCCGTTCTTCACCACCAAGGACATCGGCAAAGGCTCCGGCCTGGGTCTGGCCCAGGTGTTCGGCTTCGCCAAGCAGTCCGGCGGCGGTGTGCGCATCGATACCGAGCCTGGGCATGGCACCCAGGTGGCGGTGTACTTGCCAGCGGTGAAGCAGGAAGTGGCCGTCGACCCTGTCCTGCCGACTGCCACCCTTTCGATCGATGACAGTGGCCGAGACCGCACGGTACTGCTGGTGGATGACGACCATCTGGTGCGCGACATGCTCGGTGACGTGCTGCGCCAGTATGGCTACCAGGTACGCCAGGCGCACAGTGGGGAGCAGGCGCTGGCACTGCTGGACGACGGTATCGACCTGCTGCTGACCGACTTTGCCATGCCCGAATTCAACGGCGGGCAGCTGGCCCTGGCGGCACGCGAGCGACATCCGCAGCTGCCGGTGGTGTTTCTGACCGGGTATGCGGAGTTGGAAGGGCTGGAACTGCCAGGGAGCCTGGTGGTGCAGAAGCCGGTGCAGGCGGATGAACTGGCCAGGGTGTTGAATGAACTGCTGCGGGTGCCAGGTTAG
- a CDS encoding response regulator — translation MLKPILLVEDNPRDLELTLLALERSQLANEVIVLRDGADALDYLLRRNAYANRDDGNPAVLLLDLKLPKVDGLEVLKEVRATAELRSIPTVMLTSSREEPDLLRAYELGVNAYVVKPVEFKEFVAAISDLGVFWAVLNEPPPGSLRLNRRGSN, via the coding sequence ATGCTCAAGCCCATCCTGCTGGTCGAAGACAACCCCCGGGACCTGGAGCTGACGCTCCTGGCCCTGGAGCGCAGCCAGTTGGCCAACGAAGTCATCGTCTTGCGTGACGGCGCCGACGCCCTCGACTACCTGCTGCGGCGCAACGCTTACGCCAATCGCGACGATGGCAACCCGGCGGTCCTGCTGCTGGACCTCAAACTGCCCAAGGTCGATGGCCTGGAAGTGCTCAAGGAAGTACGCGCCACCGCAGAGCTGCGCAGCATCCCGACAGTGATGCTGACCTCTTCGCGTGAAGAGCCAGACCTGCTGCGCGCCTATGAGCTGGGGGTCAATGCCTACGTGGTCAAGCCCGTGGAGTTCAAGGAGTTCGTCGCGGCGATTTCCGACCTGGGCGTGTTCTGGGCGGTGCTCAACGAGCCGCCACCCGGCTCACTGCGCCTGAACCGGCGCGGCAGCAACTGA
- a CDS encoding ATP-binding protein, giving the protein MHGTKSTGAFPLTTADNALAAAVERCAQEPIQIPGSIQPHGFLLVLDECDLRILQASENIERWLGVPARELIGCNFADVVSENFDLHTQLERLPDEEAFPFHIGDVRLRQGAPFAGTLRLLTHRHDQVLIAEFEPLRPPADLADQGDYYPLVRGFVSSLHNTDSLEELLQQCVVQVKRVTGFGRVKAYRFDAEGNGQVLAELADAGYPRYLGLCFPASDIPRQARDLYRVNRIRVIEDANYQASPLLPATNPRTGKPLDMSFAALRSVSPVHLQYMRNMGTLASMSLSIVVDGQLWGLISCHHAQPRAVELRTRTACELLASVLSLQIESRESHARTRQLLDLRQHIVRMISSMADHESVSDGLRDLPEVLLAFANASGAAVISAERCDLIGQTPPAAQVTALVHWLTRRGDETVFHSDNLRRDIDELPELAAHAGGVLAVAISQIHSHYLLWFRPEQVRTVNWAGRPDKEVGPQGALNPRHSFEHWQEQVSGYCEPWDPLVIEGVLELRTAVLGIVLRKAEELAQLANELRRSNKELEAFSYSVSHDLRAPLRHIAGYSELLGEIEGHGLSERGRRFLQHIEEAASFAGSLVDNLLNFSQMGRSALRLSDVDLNALVEAIRQELAPDYQGREIVWNIAPLPKVIADPAFINMALHNLIANAIKYTRGREPAHITIRARQHQGETEVYIRDNGVGFDMAYANKLFGVFQRLHRMEDFEGTGIGLASVRRIIERHDGRVWAEGQVDQGASFHFTLPRHPATT; this is encoded by the coding sequence ATGCATGGAACAAAATCGACAGGAGCGTTTCCATTGACGACTGCAGACAACGCGCTCGCCGCAGCCGTGGAGCGCTGCGCCCAGGAGCCGATCCAGATACCCGGCAGCATTCAGCCGCACGGCTTTCTGCTGGTGCTGGATGAATGCGACCTGCGCATCCTCCAGGCCAGCGAGAACATCGAACGCTGGTTGGGCGTGCCTGCGCGGGAGCTGATCGGCTGCAACTTCGCCGACGTGGTCAGCGAAAACTTCGACTTGCACACCCAGCTCGAACGCCTGCCGGACGAAGAGGCATTCCCGTTTCATATCGGCGACGTGCGCTTGCGCCAAGGCGCCCCCTTCGCCGGCACCCTGCGCCTGCTCACCCACCGCCACGACCAGGTGCTGATCGCCGAATTCGAACCCTTGCGCCCACCCGCCGACCTGGCCGACCAGGGCGACTACTACCCATTGGTGCGCGGTTTCGTCAGCAGCCTGCACAACACCGACAGCCTGGAAGAGCTGTTGCAGCAGTGCGTGGTGCAGGTCAAGCGCGTCACCGGCTTCGGTCGGGTCAAGGCCTACCGCTTCGATGCCGAGGGCAATGGCCAGGTGCTGGCCGAACTCGCCGACGCCGGTTACCCGCGCTACCTTGGCCTGTGCTTCCCGGCCTCGGACATCCCGCGCCAGGCCCGCGACCTGTACCGGGTCAACCGCATCCGCGTGATCGAGGATGCCAACTACCAGGCCTCGCCGCTGCTGCCTGCGACCAACCCGCGCACCGGCAAGCCCTTGGACATGAGCTTCGCCGCCCTGCGCAGCGTGTCGCCAGTGCACCTGCAGTACATGCGCAACATGGGCACCCTGGCGTCGATGTCGTTGTCGATCGTGGTCGATGGGCAGCTCTGGGGCCTGATCTCCTGCCACCACGCCCAGCCGCGCGCGGTCGAGCTGCGCACCCGCACCGCCTGCGAATTGCTGGCCAGCGTGCTGTCACTGCAGATCGAAAGCCGCGAGTCGCACGCCAGGACCCGCCAGCTGCTCGACCTGCGCCAGCATATCGTGCGCATGATCTCGTCGATGGCCGACCACGAGAGCGTCAGCGATGGCCTGCGTGACCTGCCCGAGGTGCTGCTGGCGTTCGCCAACGCCAGCGGCGCAGCAGTGATTTCTGCCGAGCGCTGCGACCTGATCGGCCAGACGCCACCAGCCGCACAAGTCACGGCACTGGTGCACTGGCTGACCCGGCGCGGCGATGAGACGGTGTTCCACAGCGACAACCTGCGCCGTGACATCGATGAGCTGCCAGAGCTCGCGGCCCATGCCGGCGGCGTGCTGGCGGTGGCCATCTCGCAAATCCATTCGCACTACCTGCTGTGGTTTCGCCCCGAACAGGTGCGCACGGTCAACTGGGCCGGGCGACCCGACAAGGAAGTCGGCCCCCAGGGCGCGCTCAACCCGCGGCACAGCTTCGAACATTGGCAGGAGCAGGTCAGTGGCTATTGCGAGCCGTGGGACCCGCTGGTCATCGAAGGCGTGCTCGAACTGCGCACGGCGGTGCTCGGCATCGTCCTGCGCAAGGCTGAGGAACTGGCGCAGCTGGCCAATGAGCTGCGCCGCTCGAACAAGGAACTTGAGGCCTTTTCCTACAGTGTGTCCCACGACCTGCGTGCGCCCTTGCGGCACATCGCTGGCTACTCAGAGCTGCTGGGCGAAATCGAAGGCCACGGCCTGAGCGAGCGCGGCCGGCGCTTCCTGCAGCACATCGAAGAAGCCGCGAGCTTCGCAGGCAGCCTGGTCGACAACCTGCTCAATTTTTCGCAGATGGGCCGCTCGGCGCTGCGCTTGTCGGATGTCGACCTGAACGCACTGGTCGAAGCCATCCGCCAGGAGCTGGCACCCGACTACCAGGGCCGCGAAATCGTCTGGAACATCGCGCCGCTGCCCAAGGTGATCGCCGACCCGGCGTTCATCAACATGGCCTTGCACAACCTGATCGCCAATGCCATCAAATACACCCGTGGCCGTGAACCCGCCCACATCACGATCCGCGCCCGCCAGCACCAGGGCGAGACCGAGGTGTACATTCGCGACAATGGTGTAGGCTTCGACATGGCCTACGCCAACAAGCTGTTCGGGGTGTTCCAGCGCCTGCACCGCATGGAAGACTTCGAAGGCACCGGCATCGGCCTGGCCAGCGTGCGGCGGATCATCGAGCGCCATGACGGGCGGGTCTGGGCCGAAGGTCAGGTCGATCAGGGCGCCAGCTTCCACTTCACTCTGCCGCGCCACCCGGCAACTACCTGA